From Burkholderia sp. WP9, a single genomic window includes:
- the fae gene encoding formaldehyde-activating enzyme produces the protein MSVSTDKQLFIGEGFEGPGVNLAHINVLVGPRNGPAGQAFATALATPSAGHAPFVVIARPGVPTKPLTLYVNKAQIGSDFHGNATWGASQAGIAKAVAESLENGTLPPEAENDWVVVSANWVNPSADDLDAVFENNYRACRNAILAAMKGLPHREEVFAAARDVSNPFYTPKQR, from the coding sequence ATGAGCGTATCGACGGACAAACAACTCTTTATCGGCGAAGGATTCGAAGGCCCCGGCGTCAACCTCGCGCACATCAACGTACTGGTCGGCCCGCGTAACGGCCCGGCAGGGCAGGCTTTCGCCACCGCACTGGCGACGCCGTCCGCGGGCCACGCGCCGTTCGTCGTCATCGCGCGTCCGGGCGTGCCGACCAAGCCGCTGACGCTCTATGTGAACAAGGCGCAGATCGGCAGCGACTTCCACGGCAATGCGACGTGGGGCGCCTCGCAAGCCGGCATTGCGAAGGCGGTGGCGGAGTCGTTGGAGAACGGCACGCTGCCGCCCGAAGCAGAAAACGATTGGGTGGTGGTGTCCGCGAACTGGGTCAACCCGAGTGCGGACGATCTCGACGCCGTCTTCGAAAACAACTACCGCGCATGCAGGAACGCGATCCTCGCGGCGATGAAAGGCCTGCCGCATCGCGAAGAAGTATTCGCCGCGGCACGCGACGTATCGAACCCGTTCTACACACCGAAACAACGTTAA
- a CDS encoding H-NS histone family protein produces the protein MASYKQLTAQLEKLHKEVAAAREKEIAQAIADIKQKVAEYDLTAEELGFTSKRTTARKTASVAKYRNPKTGETWSGRGRSPAWLAGKNRERFLIEV, from the coding sequence ATGGCCTCGTACAAGCAGTTGACTGCCCAACTCGAAAAACTCCACAAGGAAGTCGCAGCGGCCCGCGAGAAGGAAATTGCGCAGGCGATCGCCGACATCAAGCAGAAGGTGGCCGAATACGATCTGACGGCCGAAGAGTTGGGTTTTACGAGCAAGCGCACTACGGCCCGCAAAACCGCTTCGGTTGCCAAGTATCGCAACCCGAAAACCGGCGAAACCTGGAGCGGCCGTGGGCGCTCGCCCGCGTGGCTTGCCGGCAAGAATCGCGAGCGCTTTCTGATCGAAGTCTGA
- a CDS encoding serine hydrolase domain-containing protein, producing the protein MQRAGLSASRLTALTNAMQGYVERGEVAGVVSMVWRRGEIGYFEPLGMRDEAAQLPMERDTLFRIASMTKPVTSAAILMLIEEDRLALDTPISLWLPELAAPRVLRDPTGPLDETDPARASLTVLDLLTHRAGFAYAFTATGPLSKAYAAAFNGFEARMDANTWLARIADLPLMFQPGSRWHYGIATDVLGVLIERVSGMPLGEFFRTRIFEPLGMRDTAFWVPDAQLARLATAYGVEAGSGRRVVEDHPASSRWANRDRFQSGGGGLISTAQDYLQFAQLLLGRGRVGTTRLLSHRSVDLMRSNFLTRDQRRVPAFGHVLWAGQGFGLGVSVVDDPAQQLPLGYRSAGSFGWPGAYGTSWFADPVEDLIGLMLIQRRSIEPFSMAVDFERRVYDAIDD; encoded by the coding sequence ATGCAACGAGCAGGACTCTCTGCGTCTCGATTGACGGCGTTGACCAACGCCATGCAAGGCTATGTGGAACGCGGTGAAGTGGCGGGCGTGGTTTCAATGGTCTGGCGGCGCGGCGAGATCGGCTACTTCGAGCCGCTCGGCATGCGGGACGAAGCCGCGCAATTGCCCATGGAGCGCGATACGCTGTTTCGCATTGCCTCAATGACCAAGCCGGTCACCAGCGCCGCGATCCTGATGCTGATCGAAGAGGACCGGCTCGCCCTCGACACGCCTATCTCCCTCTGGTTGCCTGAACTGGCCGCACCGCGCGTGCTGCGCGACCCCACCGGTCCGCTCGACGAAACCGACCCGGCCAGAGCGTCGCTCACCGTGCTGGATCTGCTGACGCATCGCGCGGGCTTCGCCTATGCCTTCACCGCAACCGGGCCGCTGTCCAAAGCCTACGCTGCCGCATTCAACGGTTTCGAAGCGCGCATGGACGCCAACACGTGGCTTGCCCGCATCGCGGATTTGCCGCTGATGTTTCAGCCCGGCTCACGCTGGCACTACGGCATCGCGACCGACGTGCTCGGCGTGCTGATCGAACGCGTGAGCGGCATGCCGCTCGGCGAGTTTTTCCGGACGCGGATTTTCGAGCCGCTCGGCATGCGTGATACGGCGTTCTGGGTGCCCGACGCACAACTCGCACGGCTGGCCACCGCCTATGGCGTCGAAGCGGGCTCGGGACGGCGTGTGGTCGAGGATCATCCTGCTTCGAGCCGATGGGCGAATCGGGATCGATTCCAGAGCGGCGGCGGTGGCCTGATTTCGACAGCGCAGGACTATCTGCAATTCGCGCAACTCCTGCTCGGACGTGGGCGGGTCGGTACGACGCGTTTGCTGTCGCATCGCTCAGTCGATCTGATGCGCTCGAACTTCCTGACGCGCGACCAACGCCGCGTGCCGGCCTTCGGACATGTGCTGTGGGCAGGCCAGGGGTTCGGCCTCGGCGTGTCGGTCGTCGATGATCCTGCGCAGCAGTTGCCGCTCGGCTATCGCTCGGCGGGGTCGTTCGGCTGGCCGGGTGCCTATGGCACGAGCTGGTTCGCCGATCCGGTCGAGGACCTGATTGGGCTGATGCTGATTCAACGGCGGTCGATCGAACCGTTTTCTATGGCAGTTGACTTCGAACGCCGCGTGTACGATGCGATTGACGATTGA
- a CDS encoding sigma 54-interacting transcriptional regulator: MMNDWAGLPATYGDVLRRAMDSLFRTFENFSEGTFIVDADARVVWINKRYAARFGFSDPEQAIGRDCEAVIPNSLMREVVNTGKPILLDILETDREPLVVTRLPLKDDAGVTVGAVGFALFDELKALTPLFSHYSRVQEELIATRRSLAQARRAKYTFGSFVGTSAASLEVKRQARRAAQLESPVLLLGETGTGKELLAHAIHGGSARANQPLVTVNVAAIPDTLLEVEFFGAAPGAYTGADRKGRVGKFELANGGTLFLDEIGDMPLPLQGKLLRVLQDKEFEPLGSNRIVRADVRIIAATSADLPALVAAGRFRADLFYRLNVLTIHAAPLRERVSDIEALAYAMLEDLSTQASGGSHFELQDDALRLLCSYDWPGNVRELRNTLERAVMLSDSERIDARALAPFIGSAQGGGHRRLAAAEALSAAHASGAQAGAPEPASWSDAMAAFEKRFLIDALRANGGRVIETANQIGMGRATLYKKIAAYGIGV, translated from the coding sequence ATGATGAACGACTGGGCAGGCCTGCCTGCCACTTACGGCGACGTATTGCGCCGGGCGATGGATTCGCTCTTTCGCACATTCGAAAATTTCAGCGAAGGCACCTTTATCGTCGACGCGGACGCGCGCGTGGTCTGGATCAACAAGCGCTATGCGGCGCGCTTCGGTTTTTCGGACCCCGAGCAGGCGATTGGCCGCGATTGCGAGGCGGTGATTCCCAATAGCCTGATGCGCGAGGTCGTCAACACCGGCAAACCGATTCTGCTCGATATTCTGGAAACGGACCGCGAACCGCTCGTCGTGACGCGTCTGCCGCTAAAGGACGACGCGGGCGTCACTGTCGGCGCCGTCGGCTTTGCGCTTTTCGATGAGCTAAAGGCGCTGACGCCGCTCTTTTCCCACTACTCGCGCGTGCAGGAAGAGTTGATCGCAACGCGCCGGTCGCTCGCCCAGGCGCGTCGCGCGAAATATACGTTCGGCAGTTTCGTCGGCACGAGCGCGGCCAGTCTCGAAGTGAAGCGGCAGGCGCGCCGCGCGGCGCAACTAGAATCGCCCGTGCTGCTGCTCGGTGAAACCGGCACCGGCAAGGAGTTGCTGGCGCATGCCATCCACGGCGGCTCGGCGCGCGCGAATCAGCCGCTCGTGACGGTCAACGTCGCGGCGATTCCCGACACCTTGCTCGAAGTCGAATTCTTCGGCGCCGCGCCCGGCGCGTACACAGGCGCGGACCGCAAAGGGCGCGTCGGCAAGTTCGAACTGGCGAACGGCGGCACGCTGTTTCTCGACGAAATCGGCGATATGCCGCTGCCGTTGCAGGGCAAGCTGCTGCGCGTGTTGCAGGACAAGGAGTTCGAACCGCTGGGCTCGAACCGGATCGTGCGCGCGGATGTCCGGATCATCGCGGCGACTTCGGCCGATTTGCCGGCACTGGTCGCGGCGGGGCGCTTTCGCGCCGACCTGTTCTATCGGCTGAATGTGCTGACCATCCACGCGGCGCCGTTGCGCGAGCGGGTCTCCGATATCGAAGCGCTCGCCTACGCCATGCTCGAAGACCTGTCGACGCAGGCAAGTGGCGGCAGTCACTTCGAATTGCAGGACGACGCGCTGCGGCTGCTGTGTTCCTACGACTGGCCGGGCAACGTGCGCGAATTGCGCAATACGTTGGAGCGCGCCGTAATGCTTTCCGACAGCGAACGGATCGATGCGCGGGCGCTGGCGCCGTTTATCGGCTCGGCGCAGGGCGGCGGGCATCGTCGTTTGGCGGCAGCCGAGGCGCTGTCCGCGGCGCACGCTTCGGGCGCGCAAGCAGGCGCGCCCGAACCGGCGTCGTGGAGCGACGCGATGGCGGCGTTCGAGAAGCGTTTCCTGATCGACGCCTTGCGCGCCAACGGTGGCCGCGTGATCGAGACGGCCAATCAGATCGGCATGGGCCGCGCGACGCTCTACAAGAAGATCGCCGCTTACGGCATCGGCGTATGA
- a CDS encoding GntP family permease, with translation MSFVIVLAALAFLMFAAYRGYSVILFAPIAALGAVLLTDPAAVAPVFTGIFMEKMVGFVKLYFPVFLLGAVFGKVIELSGFSESIVAAAIRYIGRSRANAVIVAVCALLTYGGVSLFVVVFAVYPFAAELYRQSNIPKRLMPGAIALGAFSFTMDSLPGTPQIQNIIPTTFFKTTSWAAPALGVIGSLFIIVVGLTYLEWRRRAAMATGEGYGTDLVNEPDRVESKQLPHPLLAVAPLVLVGVANFLLTRWIPNWYGASYTVAPDILPGIHAPVTTTIKAVVAIWAVEGALLLGIIMVVVTAFNRVRERFAIGTKAAVAGALLASLNTASEYGFGGVIAALPGFLVVSNALKSIPNPLVNAAVSVSSLAGITGSASGGMSIALAAMSDTFIKGAEAAHIPMEVLHRVVAMASGGMDTLPHNGAVITLLAVTGLTHRQSYRDIFAVTVIKTMAVFFVIAVYYATGLV, from the coding sequence ATGTCCTTTGTTATCGTCCTCGCCGCGCTGGCGTTCCTGATGTTTGCCGCCTACCGCGGCTACAGCGTCATTCTATTTGCGCCGATCGCCGCGCTAGGCGCCGTTCTGTTGACCGATCCGGCCGCCGTCGCGCCGGTTTTCACCGGCATCTTCATGGAGAAGATGGTCGGCTTCGTGAAGCTCTACTTCCCGGTGTTCCTGTTAGGCGCCGTGTTCGGCAAGGTCATCGAATTGTCGGGCTTCTCGGAATCGATCGTGGCCGCTGCCATTCGCTATATTGGCCGTTCGCGCGCCAATGCGGTGATCGTCGCGGTGTGCGCGCTGCTCACCTACGGCGGCGTCTCGCTGTTCGTGGTGGTGTTCGCGGTCTATCCGTTCGCCGCCGAGCTGTACCGCCAGAGCAACATTCCGAAGCGCCTGATGCCCGGCGCGATCGCCCTGGGTGCGTTCTCGTTCACCATGGATTCGCTGCCCGGCACGCCGCAGATCCAGAACATCATCCCGACCACGTTCTTCAAGACCACCTCGTGGGCCGCGCCCGCTTTGGGCGTGATCGGCTCGCTGTTCATCATCGTGGTCGGCCTCACGTATCTTGAATGGCGCCGCCGCGCAGCAATGGCAACCGGCGAGGGTTACGGCACGGATCTGGTCAACGAGCCGGACCGCGTCGAATCGAAGCAACTGCCGCATCCGTTGCTGGCAGTCGCGCCGCTGGTTCTGGTCGGTGTCGCGAACTTCCTCCTGACCCGCTGGATCCCGAACTGGTACGGCGCGTCGTACACGGTTGCACCGGACATCCTGCCGGGCATCCACGCACCGGTCACCACGACGATCAAGGCCGTGGTCGCCATCTGGGCCGTGGAAGGCGCGCTGCTTCTCGGCATCATCATGGTCGTCGTCACGGCGTTCAACCGCGTGCGCGAACGCTTCGCAATTGGCACCAAGGCCGCCGTGGCCGGCGCGTTGCTGGCTTCGTTGAATACGGCGTCGGAATACGGTTTTGGTGGTGTGATCGCAGCGTTGCCGGGCTTTCTGGTGGTCAGCAACGCACTGAAAAGCATTCCCAATCCGCTCGTCAATGCAGCTGTTTCGGTGAGCTCGCTGGCCGGTATCACGGGTTCGGCGTCGGGCGGCATGAGCATCGCGCTCGCGGCCATGTCGGACACGTTCATCAAGGGCGCGGAAGCCGCGCATATCCCGATGGAAGTGCTGCACCGTGTCGTCGCGATGGCGAGCGGCGGTATGGACACGCTGCCGCACAACGGCGCGGTGATTACGCTGCTGGCGGTCACGGGCTTGACGCATCGACAGTCGTATCGCGACATTTTCGCGGTGACCGTGATCAAGACCATGGCGGTCTTCTTTGTGATCGCGGTCTACTACGCGACCGGTTTGGTCTGA
- a CDS encoding RidA family protein, with translation MSSTPSFWMIPSAPTPVGPFSHAAEADGWVFLTGQMPTSPTDDAAPLPEGVVAQTKRVMDNLVLVLQGLGLGLHNVVATRIFLTEFKRDYAPMNEIYRAYFPADALPARTCIGVTALARDALVEIDFVVKRPG, from the coding sequence ATGAGCTCAACCCCCTCCTTCTGGATGATTCCCTCAGCACCCACGCCGGTCGGCCCGTTCTCGCATGCTGCCGAGGCCGACGGCTGGGTCTTTCTGACCGGCCAGATGCCGACCTCCCCCACCGACGACGCCGCACCGCTGCCCGAGGGTGTCGTCGCCCAGACCAAGCGCGTGATGGACAATCTCGTGCTGGTTCTTCAGGGGCTGGGCCTCGGCCTGCATAACGTGGTTGCCACACGTATCTTCCTGACCGAGTTCAAGCGCGACTACGCGCCGATGAACGAAATCTACCGCGCCTACTTTCCGGCCGATGCGCTGCCCGCGCGAACCTGTATCGGCGTGACCGCGCTGGCGCGCGATGCGCTGGTCGAAATCGACTTCGTCGTCAAACGGCCGGGTTGA
- a CDS encoding ATP-binding protein codes for MQKILDRTQESLALAFATLAQNAKRQQRVYLATIGSLMLIVAIFALVLAVVAGLAQLDYRRTFASQNATDISLLLHQEESFSRRVELTFDYYYTAVQVRSAPDAIQQSVRRTGMVSGKVDRIDAGFDMLVGEATVAAWGARLGEKLGRLYEASQSTLATQQAFELQQRATLVGLKEDYAVILPSLSQPVAGKAAAADLSAMPQQRLAVIRTLRDTLERQLEVQTGKRLPGKGERVWLGPYVDPLENVPVISAVSVYYDGDTPTTLISMTIRLDVLARRIAPPGNEGTILLMTADHRIVVSSEPISAPTGKMLQQTVAATPSHVFHYGREGVIFHEPLKPGFGFLVGYMSWGALAVALGWQLAVIGGLAALILLAVALTARYFGLRLLRNAFAETSRSLESETINHVLVSATPVGLCVVRQSDYSILTVNALAAELLPFEPGSNRLPPHIVSEFRTQTSDKPSAAAIARITAFVVVAQPHPQASASPSSDEGATPARFLQFTYAPARYAGENVLFCAILDVTAQTLLEQQLRHAQQASDAMMRARTNFFAAMSHEIRTPLNALLGNLELLARTPGLEAHAQRLATLGVASDALRRVVNDILDFSKMDAGEMLLANDAFRPIDDFENIAFSHAPMRGDRPIRFYALLSPTLDCTLIGDRMRIAQVVNNLLSNAFKFTSSGKITLYAEVKDDSLGRPTLRCRVSDSGAGMSEALLARLFKPFVQGELGTSRGTGGTGLGLVICARLCELMGGRISAESVPGAGSVFHVSIPLVAVPDEQRASASLPAPRGTALVLCTEQQAGEFLDGWLQRAGWSSHAVVLLADAQAWLKANRPVVLIVSGEYDLEAIATLRALQAVGAVWMTSGGPTRPEARGQGVLEVSEFSRTACLTAVELAVEGTAAALDEGSARVCAVPAAEIDPALLGLAVLVAEDNPLIQNLIAEQLAALGCVPTIAADGQQALTLFERAPFEVVLTDIHMPVMDGHQLLAALRERHAELPVLAFSAVAEEQQAQSWHESGFSGYVSKPASLSELQAALLAVVPAQAEVASASASASASASASASASASASAPADSTPPVANATSTLSADDKARYTAMLRDHLQKDLPRLLAIVEEEDVQALAGWAHSASGAFVVVQEPRFFEECRQLQRLCADSSHWTTEMDERAISLHEALSDHYGVDEQPAR; via the coding sequence ATGCAGAAGATCCTCGACCGCACACAAGAGTCATTGGCGCTGGCTTTCGCCACGCTCGCGCAGAACGCGAAGCGCCAACAACGGGTTTATCTGGCGACGATCGGTTCCCTCATGCTGATCGTGGCGATTTTCGCGCTCGTGCTGGCTGTCGTTGCCGGGCTCGCGCAACTCGACTATCGCCGCACTTTCGCGTCGCAAAATGCAACCGACATCTCCCTTCTGCTGCACCAGGAGGAGTCGTTCTCGCGACGCGTCGAGCTCACGTTCGACTATTACTACACCGCTGTCCAGGTGCGCAGCGCGCCGGATGCCATTCAGCAATCGGTTCGACGGACCGGCATGGTGAGCGGCAAGGTGGACAGGATCGACGCGGGCTTCGACATGCTGGTCGGCGAAGCCACCGTCGCCGCGTGGGGCGCACGACTCGGCGAGAAGCTTGGCCGCCTCTACGAAGCGTCGCAGTCGACACTTGCGACGCAGCAGGCCTTCGAGTTGCAGCAACGGGCAACGCTGGTCGGGCTGAAGGAAGACTATGCGGTGATCCTGCCTTCGCTCTCGCAACCGGTGGCGGGAAAAGCCGCCGCAGCGGACCTGTCCGCCATGCCCCAGCAGCGGCTGGCAGTCATAAGGACGCTGCGCGACACGCTCGAGCGCCAACTCGAGGTGCAAACCGGCAAGCGCCTGCCCGGCAAAGGCGAGCGTGTCTGGCTCGGTCCGTATGTCGATCCGCTGGAGAACGTGCCGGTGATCTCCGCGGTGAGCGTCTACTACGACGGCGACACGCCCACTACGCTGATCAGCATGACGATCCGGCTCGATGTGCTCGCGAGGCGCATTGCGCCACCCGGCAACGAGGGCACGATACTGCTCATGACCGCGGATCACCGCATTGTCGTTTCCTCGGAGCCGATCAGCGCGCCGACCGGCAAAATGTTGCAACAGACGGTGGCGGCAACGCCGTCGCATGTATTTCATTACGGGCGTGAAGGCGTGATCTTTCATGAGCCGCTGAAGCCTGGGTTTGGCTTCCTGGTCGGCTATATGTCGTGGGGCGCGCTTGCTGTCGCGCTTGGCTGGCAACTCGCTGTGATCGGCGGCCTCGCGGCGCTGATCCTTCTGGCGGTTGCGCTGACGGCGCGTTATTTCGGACTTCGGCTGCTGCGCAATGCATTTGCCGAGACTTCCCGCTCATTGGAAAGTGAGACCATCAATCATGTTCTGGTGAGTGCGACGCCGGTCGGTCTGTGCGTCGTTCGGCAAAGCGACTATTCCATTCTGACCGTCAACGCGCTGGCAGCGGAGTTGCTGCCGTTCGAACCAGGCAGCAACCGGTTGCCGCCGCATATTGTGAGCGAATTTCGCACGCAGACGTCTGATAAACCTTCGGCCGCGGCAATTGCACGGATCACCGCTTTCGTCGTGGTCGCTCAGCCGCACCCGCAGGCGTCGGCTTCGCCGTCGTCAGACGAAGGCGCTACGCCCGCGCGGTTCTTGCAGTTTACCTATGCGCCCGCGCGGTACGCCGGTGAGAACGTGCTGTTTTGCGCGATTCTCGACGTCACCGCTCAGACCCTGCTCGAACAACAATTGCGGCACGCGCAGCAGGCGTCGGACGCCATGATGCGTGCGAGGACGAATTTCTTTGCGGCGATGAGCCACGAAATCCGCACGCCGTTGAATGCGCTGCTCGGCAATCTCGAACTGCTCGCACGCACACCCGGTCTCGAGGCGCATGCGCAGCGGCTTGCAACGTTGGGCGTGGCGTCCGATGCGCTGCGCCGCGTCGTCAACGACATACTCGACTTCTCGAAGATGGATGCCGGCGAGATGCTGCTCGCGAACGACGCCTTCCGCCCCATCGACGACTTTGAAAACATCGCGTTCTCTCACGCGCCGATGCGCGGAGACCGCCCGATCCGTTTCTATGCACTCCTTTCGCCGACACTCGACTGCACCCTGATCGGCGATCGCATGCGAATCGCGCAAGTCGTCAACAACCTGTTGAGCAACGCTTTCAAATTCACGTCCTCCGGCAAGATTACGCTGTACGCGGAAGTGAAGGACGACTCGCTGGGCCGCCCGACGCTACGCTGCCGGGTTTCGGACTCCGGCGCCGGCATGAGCGAGGCGCTTCTGGCACGACTGTTCAAGCCATTCGTGCAAGGGGAGTTGGGTACGTCGCGCGGCACTGGCGGCACCGGTCTCGGGCTCGTGATCTGCGCGCGCCTGTGCGAATTGATGGGCGGTCGGATTTCCGCCGAAAGCGTGCCTGGCGCGGGCAGCGTATTTCACGTATCGATCCCGCTCGTCGCGGTGCCCGACGAGCAGCGCGCGTCGGCGAGTCTCCCCGCGCCACGCGGGACGGCGCTCGTGTTGTGCACCGAGCAGCAAGCCGGCGAGTTTCTGGACGGCTGGCTTCAGCGAGCGGGCTGGTCGAGCCACGCAGTGGTGTTGCTCGCCGACGCGCAGGCATGGTTGAAAGCGAATCGGCCGGTAGTGTTGATCGTGTCCGGTGAATACGATCTCGAAGCGATTGCTACGTTGCGCGCGTTGCAGGCGGTCGGCGCGGTGTGGATGACGAGCGGCGGCCCGACCCGGCCGGAGGCGCGCGGTCAGGGTGTGCTCGAAGTGAGCGAGTTCAGCCGGACCGCGTGTTTGACCGCAGTCGAGCTGGCTGTCGAAGGCACGGCCGCCGCGCTGGACGAAGGGTCCGCGCGCGTCTGCGCTGTGCCTGCTGCTGAGATCGATCCCGCGTTGTTGGGTCTTGCAGTCCTCGTCGCCGAAGACAATCCTCTGATTCAGAACCTGATCGCCGAGCAACTGGCGGCGCTCGGCTGCGTGCCCACGATCGCCGCGGATGGGCAGCAGGCGCTGACGTTGTTCGAACGCGCACCCTTCGAGGTGGTGCTGACCGACATCCATATGCCGGTCATGGATGGCCACCAACTGCTGGCGGCATTGCGCGAGCGGCACGCGGAACTGCCGGTGCTGGCCTTCAGTGCCGTGGCCGAAGAGCAGCAGGCCCAGAGCTGGCACGAGAGCGGCTTTAGCGGGTATGTCTCCAAGCCAGCGTCGTTGAGCGAACTGCAAGCGGCTTTGCTGGCGGTGGTGCCCGCGCAGGCTGAGGTGGCTTCTGCTTCGGCATCGGCATCGGCATCGGCTTCGGCTTCGGCATCGGCATCGGCATCGGCTTCCGCTCCCGCGGACTCCACGCCTCCCGTCGCCAACGCAACGAGCACGCTCAGCGCGGACGACAAGGCGCGTTACACGGCCATGCTCAGGGACCACTTGCAGAAAGATCTGCCGAGGCTGCTCGCGATTGTCGAAGAAGAGGACGTGCAGGCGTTGGCCGGCTGGGCGCACAGCGCGAGCGGTGCATTCGTGGTCGTGCAGGAACCGCGGTTTTTCGAAGAATGCCGGCAGTTGCAAAGGCTATGCGCCGACTCCAGCCATTGGACAACCGAGATGGACGAACGGGCCATCTCGCTGCACGAAGCCTTATCAGATCACTACGGAGTCGACGAGCAACCCGCGCGTTGA
- a CDS encoding PAS domain-containing methyl-accepting chemotaxis protein, whose translation MRNNQPVTGHEYEYPSSNMLVSATDLTGRIQYCNPAFIAVSGFTRDELIGQPHNLIRHPDMPREAFADMWATIRDGRPWTALVKNRRKNGDHYWVQANVTPVVEKGTVVGYLSVRVKPERDAVRAAETLYARMRAGEARGIRLRRGVVVRTGLLGRLQALMRLPVATRAAAGYAITLLALLLTGLVAWEGTPPVPFWIAFGVTAVVSIVSWQMLKRQLAAPISDMSGFATRLAAGDLTADLQIARHDDLGEVLQALNQLKANLAAIVYDVRAQITGMLDNAREISSGNVDLARRTELQAASLEETAATMEELTTTVQANADATVRALDLARDAQAAAAVGGKIAGQVEQTMAGITAASQRIADITSVIDGIAFQTNILALNAAVEAARAGEAGRSFAVVASEVRMLAQRCAASSKEIKSVVEASTTEVAAGTELVARTTSQMRVIDEAVGRVSSIIVEVANASSEQAEGIRQVNQAVSHLDGAMQQNAALVEQAAATAQRLAEQADVLDEAVRLFTVAQATPAQRVTSTKRHQGFTPDAAQTVAADIERRSAPGVARDLEQDEATMV comes from the coding sequence ATGCGCAATAACCAGCCTGTCACCGGGCACGAGTACGAGTACCCTTCGTCGAATATGCTTGTCTCCGCGACCGACCTGACCGGCCGCATCCAGTACTGCAACCCCGCTTTCATCGCCGTCTCGGGCTTTACGCGCGACGAGCTGATCGGCCAGCCGCACAACCTGATCCGTCATCCGGACATGCCGCGCGAGGCCTTCGCCGACATGTGGGCGACGATCCGCGACGGCCGCCCATGGACGGCGCTCGTGAAGAACCGCCGCAAGAATGGCGATCACTACTGGGTGCAGGCCAACGTCACGCCGGTGGTCGAAAAAGGCACTGTGGTCGGCTATTTGAGCGTGCGCGTGAAACCGGAACGTGACGCGGTGCGCGCCGCCGAGACGCTGTACGCGCGCATGCGCGCAGGCGAGGCGCGCGGCATCCGGCTGCGCCGCGGCGTGGTGGTGCGCACCGGCCTGCTCGGGCGTCTGCAGGCGCTGATGCGCCTGCCTGTCGCCACGCGCGCGGCGGCCGGCTACGCGATCACGTTGCTGGCGCTGCTGCTGACCGGCCTCGTGGCTTGGGAAGGCACGCCGCCTGTGCCGTTCTGGATTGCGTTCGGCGTGACCGCGGTCGTCAGCATCGTGTCGTGGCAGATGTTGAAGCGGCAACTCGCCGCACCGATCAGCGATATGTCGGGATTCGCCACACGGCTCGCCGCGGGCGATCTGACCGCGGATCTGCAAATCGCGCGCCACGACGATCTTGGCGAAGTGCTCCAGGCACTGAATCAGTTGAAGGCGAATCTCGCCGCAATCGTCTACGACGTGCGCGCGCAGATCACCGGCATGCTCGACAACGCCCGCGAGATTTCCAGCGGCAATGTGGATCTTGCGCGGCGCACGGAGTTGCAGGCGGCGTCGCTCGAGGAAACCGCCGCCACCATGGAAGAGCTAACCACCACGGTGCAGGCCAACGCCGACGCCACCGTGCGCGCGCTCGATCTGGCGCGGGACGCGCAGGCAGCCGCAGCAGTCGGCGGCAAGATCGCGGGCCAGGTCGAGCAGACCATGGCCGGCATCACGGCGGCGTCGCAGCGTATCGCCGACATTACGAGCGTGATCGACGGCATTGCATTCCAGACCAACATTCTCGCGCTCAATGCGGCCGTCGAAGCCGCGCGGGCGGGCGAAGCAGGCCGCTCGTTCGCCGTGGTCGCGAGCGAAGTGCGAATGCTGGCGCAACGCTGCGCGGCGTCGTCGAAGGAAATCAAGTCGGTGGTCGAAGCGAGTACGACCGAAGTCGCGGCGGGCACGGAACTGGTTGCGCGCACCACCTCGCAAATGCGCGTGATCGACGAAGCGGTGGGCCGCGTGTCGTCGATCATCGTCGAAGTGGCGAATGCCAGCAGCGAACAGGCGGAAGGGATTCGCCAGGTCAATCAGGCGGTCTCGCATCTGGATGGCGCCATGCAGCAGAACGCGGCGCTCGTCGAGCAGGCGGCGGCGACCGCGCAGCGTCTCGCGGAACAGGCCGACGTGCTGGATGAGGCGGTGCGTCTGTTCACCGTTGCGCAAGCCACGCCCGCGCAACGCGTCACCAGCACGAAGCGTCATCAGGGCTTCACGCCCGATGCCGCGCAAACCGTTGCCGCCGACATCGAGCGACGCAGCGCGCCGGGCGTCGCACGCGATCTCGAACAGGACGAAGCCACAATGGTCTGA